The sequence GGATCGATCACGAACGCGATGCGGACCTCGGTGAGCATCGGTCCCCGAGCGATCTCAGGCCGCAAGCAGCGACGCACGGCATCGACATGCGGCGCAAACTGGGCTCGGATCTGTGCCTGCGAAAGCGCTGCGACGCGCGTCGGCTCGTCTCGCCGTTTCGACTCGCGTGCAAGCTCGCTCGTTCCCGGCTGCGCAAGACGCTCTCGGGCCGCGATCACGATCGCAGGTAGCGCGTCGCGACGCCGCGATAGCGCCTCCACAAGCGCTCGCCCTTCCACGCCGCCGTGTTTGAGCAAGCCCGAAATGGCGATGATCAGGGCCTGAGGAGTTGACTGGAAGGAGCTGTCCGCATGGTAGAGTCGGACGAATTGGGCCAGGGCCGGAACCACCACGGGTGAACCCAAGGCCACGACAGCTGTCGCCAGCGGTTCGAGATCTTCGAGTTTCGTTTCGTGGTCCAGGAGGTGGCGCACGAGCGCCGGCACGGCATTCCGCACGCTTCGTCTGGCGAGCACCGGCGCGATCAGCGCCAGCGGCGGCGACCGGGAGCCCCGCAAGAAATCGAAGTGCGACCGCAGAGCTTCCACCAGGTAGTGCTGGCCCACGGAGCGCTCGCCAAGCGTCTCAACGATCTGCTCGCGCAGGAAGCGAGGCGTCGTGGGCTGTGCGAAGAGCTCCAACAAGTCTTGCGTCACTTCCGGTATCTGCAGCAACGCGAGCTGCTCGACGGCATACGCCCGCGCCAATACGAGACGGTTGTCCCGGTCGAACGCGATGGCGGTCAGCGCTGCCCGCAGCGACGGCTCTGTTTCGCATGGCTGCCCGGTTCCGCTTCCGCCAGCGCGTGGCGTTTCGCGCAAAGGCAGCCCCTGAGCCACGTCCATGGTCGCTGCCACGAGCGCTACTGCGGCGCTGGCACGCCACAGGATCCGCCCGCTGGCGTGGTCAAGCAACAGGAAGCCGCCTTGCTTGTCCATGACCGCCAGACCGGCGGCAGTGGCCTGAGACGAGATGGCGTCGTGCTCGAGCACTGCCGCCCACTCGAGCTGCCCGGAGTCCCCGAGAGCAAAGACATAGCGATAAAAGACGAAGTATGCCCGGCCGCCGGCGAGGCCGACGGGTTGTTCCGGTTGACTTGCGAAGCGGAAGCGCAGGGCGATGTGCTCGGCCCTGGGACCCGCGTCATCCCAGGCGTCGGATCCACCGTTGCGGAGCCGGGGCCGTGCGGGCAGCGGTCCAAAGTCGAACGATCGGTACGTGCTTCGATCTCGGGTCCCGCCGTGGGATCGGTCGCTCCAGAGGTAGGCGACCTTTGTGCCGTAGAACACACCGGCGGGCGTGGCCTCTACCCAAGAAATCGTGTCGTCGGTACTGCGGATCCGAGCGCGCTCTTTGCCGGTCGCCGCTTCGAGCACCACGAGGCTTTGCTGGTTCCACGGAACGAAAACGAGCCCCGAGCTGGCCGCGGGTCGGCCGAGAGCTCCCGGGACATCGTGGCGCCAGAGCGTTGCACCTGTACGCGCGCTCAGACAGCGAAGGATGCCAAGGCGCCGGCCAGCAGTGTCCTTACGACTCACGATGAAGACCCGATCCCCATCAGCCTGCGCGCCAACAGGGCTTTGCCCCAGACTCGGGACTCGCCAACGTTCACGCCCGCTCAGCAACTCGCGTGCAACGATCCAGTCGCTGCCGGGCACGAGTACGAGGTCGGCCAAGATCACGGGCGTACCTCGAGCTCGCTGCCGAACGCGCCACAGCACGCGATCCTGCCTGACGTCGAACGCCAGAACCCTTTGGGGCCTGCCTTGGGTGACAGCAACGATCAACGAGGCACCGAGGTTGCTTCGAGCGGGGCTTGCGGTTGGGCGCGCCGCCAGCATGGCCGATACCGCTGCCGTGTGAGCCGGCCTGTTGTCGGGGAATTTGGTGTCGAACGCCGTGGGCACCACCGGGGCGCAACCCGCGCAGCACAGAAAGGTGGCAGCGACGGCGTTGACGTGGAGACTGCGGCCCCCGCCCCAGATAGTCTTCATGGCGGCTTGACTCCTGTTCGAAGCGGCGTCTTCCGAATGCGACGGATAGCAGACCCCATTGCCGCTTTGAGCCTCGGATGTCCGACGCGGGGGAGCCTCGATAGCTGCGATTGTAGAAAGGTCCGTGCTGTTGGCGTCGCTAGCTCGCGAAGCGCTGCGACGATGCTTAACTTGGCTTGGTCGTCGAGGTCGGAACGCGCCAGGTATTGCTCGTAGCCGGCGAGCACGGCACGCAGGGGTATCCGTCCTGTGTAGCGGGTGAAGCGCTCGACGCTTGCCGCGTCTCCGAGCCTGCCGATCGCTTTGCTTGCTGCAAAAACGCCGCGCTCCAAAGCCACGAAAAGGGTGCCCACATGACCGCTCGCATCCCGTTCGGCGAGAGCAAGCGCAGCTGCGGTGCGCACACCCGGATCGCTGTCACGCAGCCCCTGAAGCAGCAACGGAACCACGCCGCCGTATCGAGCGCGACCCTGCCGGACGCGACCCTGCCGGATGCGACCCAACGCAGCATAGGCGCGTCGCCGCGCAGCGGTGCGGCGATGCTGGGCGAACAGGCTCAAGACCGGTATGGCTTCGACACGCCCGATGCGGCCC comes from Pseudomonadota bacterium and encodes:
- a CDS encoding HEAT repeat domain-containing protein, with the protein product MARLALRLRSADVAGQKQAVDQLCRLGRASEPVRVLDAFVREGQSDELTDHVLDALGRIGRVEAIPVLSLFAQHRRTAARRRAYAALGRIRQGRVRQGRARYGGVVPLLLQGLRDSDPGVRTAAALALAERDASGHVGTLFVALERGVFAASKAIGRLGDAASVERFTRYTGRIPLRAVLAGYEQYLARSDLDDQAKLSIVAALRELATPTARTFLQSQLSRLPRVGHPRLKAAMGSAIRRIRKTPLRTGVKPP
- a CDS encoding PQQ-like beta-propeller repeat protein yields the protein MKTIWGGGRSLHVNAVAATFLCCAGCAPVVPTAFDTKFPDNRPAHTAAVSAMLAARPTASPARSNLGASLIVAVTQGRPQRVLAFDVRQDRVLWRVRQRARGTPVILADLVLVPGSDWIVARELLSGRERWRVPSLGQSPVGAQADGDRVFIVSRKDTAGRRLGILRCLSARTGATLWRHDVPGALGRPAASSGLVFVPWNQQSLVVLEAATGKERARIRSTDDTISWVEATPAGVFYGTKVAYLWSDRSHGGTRDRSTYRSFDFGPLPARPRLRNGGSDAWDDAGPRAEHIALRFRFASQPEQPVGLAGGRAYFVFYRYVFALGDSGQLEWAAVLEHDAISSQATAAGLAVMDKQGGFLLLDHASGRILWRASAAVALVAATMDVAQGLPLRETPRAGGSGTGQPCETEPSLRAALTAIAFDRDNRLVLARAYAVEQLALLQIPEVTQDLLELFAQPTTPRFLREQIVETLGERSVGQHYLVEALRSHFDFLRGSRSPPLALIAPVLARRSVRNAVPALVRHLLDHETKLEDLEPLATAVVALGSPVVVPALAQFVRLYHADSSFQSTPQALIIAISGLLKHGGVEGRALVEALSRRRDALPAIVIAARERLAQPGTSELARESKRRDEPTRVAALSQAQIRAQFAPHVDAVRRCLRPEIARGPMLTEVRIAFVIDP